From Lolium perenne isolate Kyuss_39 chromosome 5, Kyuss_2.0, whole genome shotgun sequence, a single genomic window includes:
- the LOC127301515 gene encoding uncharacterized protein, with the protein MPAIACGACAAASPSSRHAPSHPSSSGSFGKLAPVAPRRLPAPMASTVDSPGSADFAKRMDRAWLISKQPRPSSCSSCQSTGDVECKWCAGTGFFILGNNMLCEVPSKNTRCVICSGKGFARCVDCKGTGFRAKWLEEPPVNK; encoded by the exons ATGCCGGCGATCGCCTGCGGCGCCTGCGCGGCGGCCTCCCCCTCCTCCCGCCACGCCCCCAGCCATCCGTCGTCCTCCGGGAGCTTCGGGAAGCTCGCTCCGGTCGCCCCCAGGCGGCTCCCCGCTCCCATGGCCTCTACCGTCGATTCGCCGGGGTCCGCCGACTTCGCCAAGCGCATGGACCGCGCCTGGCTCATCTCTAAG CAACCAAGACCAAGTTCTTGTTCATCTTGTCAATCCACTGGTGATGTGGAGTGCAAGTGGTGTGCAGGCACAGGCTTCTTTATTCTTGGCAACAATATGTTGTGTGAAGTACCCTCGAAAAATACAAGATGTGTGATTTGCTCTGGGAAG GGCTTTGCAAGGTGTGTCGATTGCAAAGGAACTGGGTTTCGTGCGAAGTGGCTTGAAGAACCTCCTGTCAACAAATGA
- the LOC127301513 gene encoding AP2-like ethylene-responsive transcription factor At1g16060 gives MAKPRKNSAAAAAVTTVTTNAAADAATDVRAKPKKRTRKSVPRESPSQRSSVHRGVTRHRWTGRFEAHLWDKNSWNESQNKKGKQVYLGAYDEEEAAARAYDLAALKYWGPDTILNFPLSVYEEELKEMEGQSREEYIGSLRRKSSGFSRGVSKYRGVARHHHNGRWEARIGRVFGNKYLYLGTYATQEEAAMAYDMAAIEYRGLNAVTNFDLSRYIKWLRPGGGVDAAIAGRNPHPMLASLTAAQELPPTDLDGMVFPPELHQCMEDGMAAAAAAAAQFALPAMASTLGHTPTTSALSLLLQSPKFKEMIERTSAAESSTTTSSSSMSTPPRPPPQVAKDESASPQCSFPEDIQTFFGCDDGVGYTDVDGLFFGDLSAYASPAFQFELDL, from the exons ATGGCGAAGCCCCGCAAgaactccgccgccgccgccgcggtgaCCACCGTCACCACAAACGCGGCCGCCGACGCCGCGACGGACGTGCGCGCGAAGCCCAAGAAGCGCACCCGCAAGAGCGTGCCGCGCGAGTCCCCCTCCCAGCGCAGCTCCGTCCACCGCGGCGTCACTCG GCACCGGTGGACGGGGCGGTTCGAGGCGCACCTGTGGGACAAGAACAGCTGGAACGAGTCccagaacaagaagggcaagcaAG TTTACCTCG GAGCGTATGACGAGGAGGAGGCAGCGGCCCGGGCGTACGACCTGGCGGCATTGAAGTACTGGGGACCCGACACCATCCTCAACTTCCCG CTATCCGTGTATGAAGAGGAGTTGAAAGAAATGGAGGGGCAGTCCAGGGAAGAGTATATTGGGTCCCTAAGGAG GAAAAGCAGTGGTTTCTCAAGAGGAGTCTCCAAGTACCGCGGTGTCGCAAG GCATCATCACAACGGGAGATGGGAGGCTCGGATCGGGCGTGTTTTCGGCAACAAGTATCTCTACCTGGGCACTTATG CGACGCAGGAGGAAGCGGCGATGGCGTACGACATGGCGGCGATCGAGTACCGTGGCCTCAACGCCGTGACCAACTTCGACCTCAGCCGGTACATCAAGTGGCTCCGCCCTGGCGGCGGCGTCGATGCGGCGATCGCCGGCCGGAACCCACACCCGATGCTGGCCAGCCTAACTGCGGCGCAGGAGCTGCCGCCGACCGACCTGGACGGCATGGTGTTCCCGCCTGAGCTCCACCAGTGCATGGAAGACGgcatggcggcggcagcggcagcagccGCGCAGTTTGCGCTGCCGGCGATGGCGTCGACGCTCGGCCACACCCCGACCACGTCTGCGCTGAGCCTGCTGCTGCAGTCCCCCAAGTTCAAGGAGATGATCGAGCGCACGTCGGCCGCGGAGAGCAGCACGACCACGTCCTCCTCGTCCATGTCcacgccgccgcggccgccgccgcagGTGGCCAAGGACGAGAGCGCCTCGCCGCAGTGCAGCTTCCCGGAGGACATACAGACCTTCTTTGGGTGCGACGACGGCGTGGGCTACACCGACGTGGACGGCCTCTTCTTCGGGGACCTGTCCGCCTACGCGTCGCCAGCGTTCCAGTTCGAGCTGGACTTGTGA